A genomic segment from Nicotiana sylvestris chromosome 1, ASM39365v2, whole genome shotgun sequence encodes:
- the LOC138869020 gene encoding uncharacterized protein, whose translation MSRFVRVRNSDLIPSERIPFLEEWNMKCLGDTIAMRPPLAGEEEIPKPPKEKKRKRESPAATPKPKKSTVRKPKADIVALSPGMTQRLRDQEEENDDDCLLVARKRGSTGASKCAEPEATNVVHPRIEEISKGSSSKVPEPSSNKREPRLGGHLEETLSKSRAELARCEAELKKILEERDGLKTLYVKKEEENRALRADLAKACQERTELTEKVEQLREELKMKEVETLGWRQGMDSLASEKETIWEQLASLKCQLQSVKEESLAQGRKIEELKAKSAAELAKAKSDAEAIISSYRADTEVANAQEKKISYAAEVKLSSANTLEEEVVALLSNDEDSASGSDSRGDEDEDPEDEALENAAPKEDAVAEDVAPE comes from the exons ATGAGTCGGTTTGTCCGAGTCAGGAACTCTGACCTGATTCCTTCTGAGAGGATACCGTTCCTTGAGGAGTGGAACATGAAAT GCCTTGGAGACACCATTGCTATGCGGCCGCCCCTGGCCGGTGAAGAAGAGATCCCAAAGCCTcccaaagaaaagaagagaaagagggaATCGCCTGCAGCTACACCGAAGCCTAAGAAAAGCACGGTTCGAAAGCCTAAGGCCGATATTGTGGCCTTATCTCCAGGCATGACCCAACGTCTTCGGGAccaggaagaagaaaatgatgatgaCTGCCTGTTGGTAGCTCGTAAGAGAGGAAGCACTGGTGCTTCAAAATGTGCCGAACCGGAGGCGACAAATGTGGTTCATCCTAGAATCGAGGAAATCTCCAAGGGAAGTTCGAGCAAAGTCCCCGAGCCATCGAGCAACAAAAGGGAACCTCGTCTTGGAGGTCATTTGGAGG AAACATTATCCAAGTCCCGAGCTGAGCTTGCTCGATGTGAGGCCGAGCTTAAAAAGATCTTGGAAGAGAGGGACGGTCTTAAAACCCTCTATGTCAAGAAAGAGGAGGAGAACAGAGCTCTTCGTGCTGATCTGGCAAAGGCTTGCCAAGAACGAACCGAGCTTACTGAAAAG GTGGAGCAGCTTCGAGAGGAGCTTAAGATGAAGGAGGTCGAGACCCTTGGGTGGAGGCAAGGCATGGACAGTCTCGCCTCTGAGAAAGAAACTATTTGGGAGCAGCTGGCTTCACTCAAATGTCAGCTTCAAAGTGTGAAGGAGGAGAGCCTGGCTCAAGGTCGCAAAATCGAGGAGCTTAAAGCCAAATCCGCTGCTGAGCTGGCCAAGGCCAAATCTGACGCTGAGGCAATTATATCTTCATATCGAGCCGACACTGAAGTGGCTAATGCCCAGGAAAAGAAGATCTCTTATGCGGCTGAGGTTAAGTTATCAAGT GCTAATACTTTGGAAGAAGAGGTCGTCGCTTTGCTTTCTAATGATGAGGATTCGGCCAGTGGCTCCGACAGTAGGGGAGATGAAGATGAAGACCCTGAAGATGAGGCTCTCGAAAATGCAGCTCCCAAAGAAGATGCAGTTGCCGAAGATGTGGCCCCAGAGTAG